The following coding sequences are from one Methanosarcina sp. WWM596 window:
- a CDS encoding winged helix-turn-helix domain-containing protein: MESSLLDVLFLSEKRKNLLLLLLDGPKTIEEIKNTLEVRSSPIMTQIKILMKQDLIIENNRLYKLSSIGEILVLKMRAILETFNVFDKNHDYWINQDMTSIPPEFLDNIGKLGDYSEVNPDRNHVFEYPKEVVKHLSESEKVMISSSFFLPIYPSLCIELAAKGTDITLVFTEYVYDRMLNDYKKELEHFLNLKYTKLYVCNNNNMKIASSIVTDKFMALSLFCNSGIYYNHNLVSFDESALKWGKELFEHYKGMARPITKV, encoded by the coding sequence ATGGAATCATCATTACTGGATGTTCTCTTTCTTTCAGAAAAAAGGAAAAACCTTCTTCTGCTGCTTCTGGACGGACCCAAGACCATAGAGGAAATTAAAAACACACTCGAGGTACGTTCAAGTCCGATAATGACCCAGATAAAGATCCTGATGAAACAGGATTTAATTATCGAAAACAACAGGCTCTACAAACTCTCCAGTATAGGAGAGATTCTTGTCCTCAAGATGAGAGCAATACTTGAAACTTTTAATGTCTTCGATAAAAACCACGATTACTGGATAAACCAGGATATGACATCAATTCCTCCTGAATTCCTGGATAATATCGGAAAGCTTGGAGACTATAGTGAAGTAAACCCTGACAGGAACCACGTGTTCGAGTATCCAAAGGAAGTCGTAAAGCACCTTTCAGAATCTGAGAAGGTGATGATCTCATCTTCATTTTTCCTTCCGATCTATCCTTCGCTCTGTATAGAGCTTGCGGCAAAGGGTACGGATATTACACTTGTATTCACTGAGTATGTTTATGACAGGATGCTTAATGACTACAAAAAAGAGCTTGAACATTTCCTGAACTTAAAATACACTAAACTCTATGTCTGCAACAACAACAATATGAAAATCGCATCAAGCATAGTTACAGATAAATTTATGGCTCTATCCCTCTTTTGCAATAGCGGGATCTATTATAACCATAACCTGGTAAGTTTTGACGAAAGCGCACTTAAATGGGGAAAGGAACTTTTTGAACATTATAAAGGTATGGCAAGGCCGATTACAAAGGTCTGA
- a CDS encoding redox-regulated ATPase YchF has protein sequence MSMTIGLAGKPNAGKSTFFKAATLADVEIANYPFTTINANHGVTYVQAECPCKEKEKTCGKCVNGIRLVPIDIIDVAGLVPDACKGRGLGNTFLDELRQAQAIIHVVDASGGTDAEGNPVEIGDHDPLEDVVFLNREITMWLYGILERNWVKLSRKIQAEGLKLEIVISEQLAGAGIKESHVNAALIDTGLARVDHIKWTEEDIIQLCDTMREISKPLLIAANKADIAPGESLNKLKELDRLVVPTSAAAELALKSAAKGGIIRYTPGNGDFELLTEDLTKAQKKGLEAIHKVIERLGTTGVQECINRTVFELLDLIVVYPVEDEGKWSDKVGNMLPDAYLMKRGSTCHDLAYQIHTEIGDRFLYAVDARTRLRLGEKHELKNGDVIKIVSTAK, from the coding sequence ATGTCGATGACCATAGGCCTTGCAGGGAAGCCCAATGCGGGCAAATCCACCTTCTTCAAAGCTGCTACCCTTGCAGATGTTGAAATTGCAAATTATCCCTTCACAACTATCAACGCCAACCACGGCGTCACATATGTTCAGGCTGAGTGCCCCTGTAAAGAGAAGGAAAAAACATGTGGAAAGTGTGTGAACGGCATAAGGCTTGTTCCGATTGATATCATTGACGTTGCGGGGCTTGTGCCGGATGCATGCAAAGGAAGAGGACTTGGAAACACTTTTCTGGACGAGCTCCGGCAGGCTCAGGCAATAATTCATGTTGTAGATGCCTCAGGCGGGACAGACGCTGAGGGCAACCCTGTAGAAATAGGAGATCATGACCCTCTTGAGGATGTGGTTTTCCTGAATAGGGAAATTACCATGTGGCTCTATGGAATTCTGGAAAGGAACTGGGTGAAGCTCTCCAGAAAAATCCAGGCAGAAGGGTTAAAACTTGAAATCGTAATTTCAGAACAGCTTGCAGGGGCAGGGATAAAGGAATCTCACGTAAACGCTGCCTTAATTGACACTGGGCTTGCAAGGGTGGATCATATTAAATGGACTGAAGAAGATATAATCCAGCTCTGTGACACTATGAGAGAGATCAGCAAACCCCTGCTTATCGCTGCAAATAAGGCAGATATTGCCCCAGGAGAAAGCCTGAATAAACTCAAAGAGCTTGACAGACTAGTAGTCCCTACGAGTGCAGCAGCCGAACTTGCTTTGAAATCAGCGGCAAAAGGTGGAATAATCAGGTATACGCCGGGAAATGGAGACTTCGAGCTGCTTACAGAAGATCTTACAAAAGCCCAGAAGAAAGGGCTTGAAGCCATCCACAAAGTTATTGAACGGCTTGGTACCACCGGAGTTCAGGAGTGCATAAACAGGACTGTCTTTGAACTTCTTGACCTTATAGTAGTATATCCCGTAGAAGACGAAGGAAAATGGTCCGACAAAGTAGGGAATATGCTGCCAGATGCTTACCTTATGAAAAGAGGTTCTACCTGCCACGACCTTGCATACCAGATCCATACCGAGATCGGAGATCGTTTCCTTTATGCGGTGGACGCAAGGACAAGACTCAGGCTTGGTGAAAAACACGAGCTGAAAAATGGGGATGTAATCAAGATAGTATCTACTGCAAAATAA
- a CDS encoding winged helix-turn-helix domain-containing protein, which yields MESSLIDLVFRSDKRKNLLILLDRGSKSIDEIKDELDVTATSILPQIKKLIDNDLIVQEDRMYKLTVLGEFIIKKVKPLISALEVVEKNNCYWTGHDLNSIPRHLLERISELGDCTLIEPDLNHFYEPSQKIIDSMANSKIVSTLASYFNPAYLPLYVELGRKDAELSLNFTQSVWDHLSNEHSSMIKELMSMDNVSLYISKEGIKISEITVTDKIMLLGLFDKNGKFDQQFILSFEPAALRWGQELFDYFKRLSKQVNKI from the coding sequence ATGGAATCTTCACTTATTGATCTTGTTTTTCGCTCCGATAAAAGAAAAAACCTTCTTATACTGCTGGATCGCGGCTCAAAAAGCATTGATGAAATCAAGGATGAACTTGATGTTACTGCCACATCGATTCTTCCCCAGATAAAGAAACTGATAGATAACGATCTCATCGTCCAGGAAGACCGGATGTATAAGCTTACGGTACTTGGAGAGTTCATAATCAAAAAGGTAAAGCCACTGATCAGTGCCCTTGAGGTTGTGGAAAAAAATAACTGTTACTGGACAGGCCATGACCTGAATTCAATCCCCCGCCACCTTCTGGAAAGAATTTCAGAGCTTGGAGACTGCACTCTCATAGAGCCGGACCTGAACCACTTTTATGAACCTTCCCAGAAGATTATTGATAGCATGGCCAATTCGAAGATAGTTTCAACCCTTGCTTCATATTTTAATCCTGCCTATCTGCCCTTATATGTGGAGCTTGGCCGAAAAGATGCTGAACTTTCTCTTAATTTTACACAGTCTGTCTGGGACCATCTTTCAAACGAGCACTCAAGTATGATAAAAGAGCTAATGAGCATGGATAATGTGAGCCTTTACATCTCTAAAGAGGGAATAAAAATTTCTGAAATTACGGTAACTGATAAAATAATGCTCCTTGGGCTCTTTGATAAAAATGGAAAGTTCGACCAGCAGTTTATTCTGAGCTTTGAACCTGCTGCCCTGCGCTGGGGCCAGGAATTGTTTGACTATTTCAAGAGGCTTTCCAAACAGGTAAATAAAATCTAA
- a CDS encoding cell surface lipoprotein, whose amino-acid sequence MKGKILVLLLVFVFLFASGCAEEDAGTATEESDASESVATELQENVPQENVASGSGNTHIIYLEYYNATMQSVTRSELDISAGDTVSWWSKKRQGTYVLVSEEDLFPDQNLAYRVPYSYTFNTPGTYLFTVKDVPEMNVTVRVN is encoded by the coding sequence ATGAAAGGAAAAATCTTGGTTTTACTTCTGGTGTTTGTGTTCTTATTTGCCTCCGGCTGTGCTGAGGAAGATGCGGGGACAGCGACTGAGGAATCCGATGCTTCAGAATCCGTAGCAACAGAATTGCAAGAAAACGTACCACAGGAAAATGTTGCTTCCGGGTCTGGAAATACTCATATTATTTACCTTGAGTATTATAATGCGACAATGCAATCAGTAACGCGTTCAGAACTGGATATTTCGGCAGGGGATACAGTTTCCTGGTGGAGCAAAAAAAGGCAGGGAACTTATGTCCTGGTAAGCGAAGAAGATCTTTTTCCAGATCAGAACCTGGCTTACAGAGTCCCTTATAGCTACACATTTAATACTCCAGGAACATACCTTTTCACTGTAAAAGATGTTCCGGAAATGAATGTTACGGTCAGGGTGAACTGA
- a CDS encoding undecaprenyl diphosphate synthase family protein, which produces MELLSFGYLLYEKYLAWQITRSTTKTPAHVAIILKETDLFELKGMEKLQAALLTLKGFKIELVSMYVDILKTDQQVKIELASTLGTILEESFMDLPSGTGYEIYGLEGEVRSSRPGRDFFVYVSLGFGGRGEITRAVLSILDDVKAGSIRPEEVDEKMLESHLLVKHEPDIMIRSGGQKLSDFLVWQSVYSELYFTDVNWKEIRKIDLLRVIRDFQKRQRRYGR; this is translated from the coding sequence ATGGAACTGCTTTCTTTTGGTTATCTTCTCTATGAAAAGTACCTGGCCTGGCAAATAACGAGGTCAACTACAAAAACCCCGGCACATGTGGCTATCATACTCAAGGAAACCGATCTTTTTGAGCTTAAAGGGATGGAAAAACTCCAGGCTGCGCTCCTCACATTAAAAGGGTTTAAGATAGAACTTGTGAGCATGTATGTGGATATTCTTAAGACTGACCAGCAGGTGAAAATCGAGCTTGCGTCAACGCTTGGAACCATATTGGAAGAAAGTTTCATGGATCTTCCTTCCGGAACAGGTTATGAAATATATGGCCTTGAAGGGGAAGTTAGGAGCAGCCGACCGGGCAGGGATTTTTTTGTATACGTATCACTTGGTTTTGGAGGAAGAGGGGAGATCACCAGGGCTGTACTTTCTATTCTAGATGATGTTAAGGCAGGAAGTATCAGACCGGAAGAAGTGGACGAAAAAATGCTTGAATCACACCTCCTTGTCAAGCATGAACCTGATATAATGATCCGTTCGGGCGGGCAGAAACTTTCGGATTTTCTTGTCTGGCAATCCGTCTATTCGGAACTATATTTTACGGATGTCAACTGGAAAGAGATACGGAAAATAGACCTTCTGAGAGTGATAAGGGATTTCCAGAAGAGGCAGAGAAGGTACGGAAGGTGA